From Juglans regia cultivar Chandler chromosome 9, Walnut 2.0, whole genome shotgun sequence:
CTCGAACATAATTTTCGACTTAATTACCGCCTGTTATGGTCCATTACTTCACCATTCAAGCTTACATATTTCATGCCCGTAGAAACATTTGAGGCAAGCCCCAAGACATGGTGACAAGAGAACAAGCGAAATcacaaggtcaaacattaatttttttcttttcagcaaAATCTTCTCGTTGTCTAGAAAGCCAAATGGAGAAATCCCTTTTTtcgtaatttttgtttttttaaaaaaatcaacctCTGAATGAAATGAATGTAAGCCAACCCCATAACAATCAAATCAGATTTTCTTCCCGAATCCCCCGAGTTCTACTTCCACATATAAGAATGAACCAAAGATACCTTACAGATTGGGCAGGTGACTTTAAGGGCAACGGCTCTGGCCTCAAGCTGAGATCCCTTTGCCTTCTGATTCCTCTCCGCATTTCGTTTCTGCGCTTCGATTTTCTGCTTTCCCCTCGTCATCTCCTTCTCGTCCTCCTCCCCCTACTCCTTcgtctctctctatctatcacTCTGATCGAGAATTAGCCGAccggaaaaaaataaattttttcccGTATAGCGATGGGACCCACAGTCCTTCTCACTTCTCAGTTTTGCCACGTGCACCGCTTTGACACGCGGTGATTTTGTTTATATGGAATTTTTTGTGGTCTGTACTTTCAACTTTGTGAACTTGATGACCACAAGTTCATCGTTTTCTTTTTGGCGGCAGAAAACAAATCTGCTACGCAACCATttactattcatataatttctacatgctatatttttttatcaaatatttaatatattaataataaataaacgaattaaattaatttaaaaataataaattcaaaaacattttaaaaataaatttaaaaaaatatgatgcgTAGAGATTAGAAAGTTTGTATAACATTACTCCAAACAAAaactttttacattttctaCTCATACGATTCACTGcatcaatttttataatataaaacaattgATTTAAGCTTATTTGATACAGAAATACTTTCAATTTAACTAATCTCAttcaatctcatttcatcataatttttttaaatttttatataaaatataataaataatttaatttttttaaattttaaaataataataatattaaaaaataatattctaacaatattttattcaactcgtctgaaactatctcatctcatctcactatttaaacgaACTTTTAGCCAATCAcgtcaataaaatatataagaaatacgtaaaaatgactatatatagcAATCTAACATAACTCTTTTAAATGagctttattttattgtattaagaaattaatgtattattttaatttgagttgtgtttaatattttaagattagCCATAATTTTactcaaataaatatattagccCACAAACtttatttcacataaaatatttaaagggtttaattatattatttagtattaattttataattaaattttggcaATAAATTGTAAgtgtttaatcttttattttaaacactttaagcctattatatgaaataaatttttgaaggctttaaattaaatatgattaaggATATTTTATGAACTATTATTGTTtaagaaattttcaattttcaatttcctAATACATTATATGTTAGTAGTATTGAATTATGATTTcaataatagtttataaatatatgagttttaaatatgattaagctaattttgaaatgaatttaagttgttttgctatattataataagttaagaatatatttaatgattatagtatttattagatttatgaTAACTAGATAATATTAAAGCTATTTCTGCAGTATGTATTTAAGTACATGGAGAATTTTAACAAGTACTTTTAGAAATTTAGTAATGCTTAGTATTCTATAAAAGTGAGGATTGATATTCGTTAAGTACGATTGTGAaaagattcaaaaaaattaaaagatctagGTAAGTATAgtttctatactagactttatataataaaaaaattaactgaagttgactttataaaaaatacacatgttatgttttgaaaagagatGTGAAAACAACATCAGTCATGTgatctgcattactcatgaaagttataaaaagaaaaagtattttctagcatgactagtatagacataagtaatatttgacatgttactttctgaactgtgcaaaagagtgaatatgaagtacataaatttgtatatgttatatgaagatattctgaatccgtttttgattatgtgaaaataatatgaatatgcTCGGCACtttgtttgatatgatatgcatctaaaaaatttttgacatgactttctgattttgtatatgattatgTTTCTGGTTCTTATATGATAGCTCTAATTCTGTTATATGGTTGGTATCAACATATCTGATATGAGTGCGCctattttggaaataaaaatagttttttctatgtgttttttcttgtgtgcacacttgggTCTCCAATAATGAATAAGGAAAAACTCGCATTCTAATACTGCCTAATTTGGCCACCGGATATAGTATAACCCTACCATGAAAGTTAAACATAATatacgatacgatacgatacgatataatatgatgaagatgttcaatcatattttgataaagtgtatttgaatatgaacaattggtttttgaatatgaacagctTGAAAAGTCATTCTAAtattctgataacacgttttttaGACTTGCATACTAAAACTGAAATAATTTGCTTATGCATTATGAACTCTCTAAAAAGgcttatgtttatatattagtatatgttatttgtttactaagttgttgataactcactcctatctccacaatatttttagatgtGTTGAATATTTCAACCGATAATCGAGAATCAAAAGCATGTATAAAGCTACGTGAGTATAGTagattaagggcaggtttggggcacaagacaaaacacaaaattctcatctcatctaatctcatcattacacttttttcaaatctccatacaaaatataataaacaattcaactttttcaaatcccaatacacatttttcaaatctcaaaataataataatattaaaacataatattttaaatttcaaaataaaacacaaaattattatctcaCCTCCCAAATCTGCCCTAAGTATAAAGATGATACTTTGATTATTAGAGACGGCTTGATATTTTGGaaggttgatatttattttgagattttataatatttagaataattatattggaGTGGttgatttaaaacaaaatcttatgtgttattaaaaatttggaGTCTGTGACTATATGGTTAGAATATGATCTTATTAAAGTGGCAATAAATAATTCTCCGACCCACGCGATACTGGTGTGTTACAACATTACTCATTACTAAATCttttactaaaattttagaatttttctttaaatatctatttttatagATTCCACAAATTTATAAAGTCAAGATTATTCACAAATAACTCTGAAATTATTTGCAATCCTCTTCaacaaaaatttacattttttttttttttgtcgagttatgttacatattttaataatatgattgatcaaagtaattattttatattaaaaaataatataattaatcacattaataaaatatatcaaaaaaaaaaaaaaagacatgaaaaTAACTTcacattaaatttttatttttggaaaacatcGGAAACGGGAATGTGCATTTTGGTAATTAATTTTACCTTGTGGATGCTAGATTACGGAAGGGATAAATCTCTTCCCATTTGAGAAAAACAGACGAGAGAGTCGGGCGGCTGCTCACCAAGGAAGGGCTGGACGTGGCGGTGGGTCTGGGTGGAGATCGACAGCGGCGCGGCTGGGGTCGACGGCGACGGAGCCCGAGAGAACGACGTGCGGTGGAGTCTACAGCGGCCACTCAGTATGGAGAAAAGAGAAACGCTGTGCGTCGGAGCTGGGCTGAGAAAACGCAGATCTGAGCTGAGCATCGTCAGCTTGTTCTTGGCTTCGTGGCGGTGCAATATACGGTGCGTGGGGATCCTTTGGTGTGGCGGATTGATGGTCCGTTGGTGGCTACTTGTTTGTGGCGGCAGTGACAGAGTGGAGGTCGTGGGGGTGGAAGTTGAGTAGTTCACGGTCGTTGCGAGTCTCTCTTTCGGTGGTTTTTTGGCATGATGATAACGATGGTTTCCGTTTGCCGTGGGGAAGACGTGGGTTATTGGGTTCAACGATGGTGGTGATGGGTGCAACGGATCTGAGGTGGTTGACGGCGGATTGGTGGTTTGTAGTTGGCAGTGGTGCTTGGTTGTAGCGTTGGGTGTTCGTGGTCCACGTGTGGCTGGCTGGTTCACGAAAAACACTGCAGCGCAAGGTGGTTTGTCGCAATTTTCTTACGGGTTGGAGTGATTCAACATGGACGAGGAATCGCTGTGGTTTGCGTTCACGGTGGAGGAAAGGAGCGCTACTCTGTTTTCTATGGTGTAAAGCATGGGTTGTTGCGGTAGTTCGGGTATGGGTGACAGCGTGGTGATTGAGCTACGATGGCGACGTGCGGTCATCTGGCGTGTAAGGGCAGTGACAGCAGAGAGATGTGGAGAGAAAAACCGAGAGGAACCGAACACAGAGGGGGAAAGAGAGACGTTGGAGCTGGATAGGCTTGGGCGGTAGAAATCTCAAATCACagataagaaaagaaagagggtGAAACAATTTCGAGAGGGCTGTTGGGCAGAGAGGTAGAGGGAAACCTGGGTGAGTGGCATAAATGGGGATCGGAGAGAAATAGGGAGAAGGGAGAGACGGAGTGGAGTAAAATTCGGGAGGGAAGAAACCGTTGGCGGTGgggagggaaaagaaagaaagaagacttACCaacaaaacggcgtcgttttctTTCAAAGGCTGATTTTCCTTCTGCCTGGTCTGCTTTGGCCCTGGGCGTTGGGTTTTATAAAtgctgtatatttttttaattttcagataaaatataataaataatttaatttttttcaaatctcaatttaatatttttaaaattttaaataataataatattaaaaataatattttaaacttttatctaaaataaaaattctcatttcactatctaaacttaTCCTAGAATTCAAATTCCTCACGCTccgtttaaaaataatagtctattatgataaatttaatttttttaagtggatTCCAaatttctccaatttttttttaaaacaaaaaagcaaaacTTATACCGtctaaaaccatatatataaattatattccttTAGCAATTATTCCCTGTAGCAAATcatgagagaagaaaatacgTTTCAAGTATTAATTCTCTATCAAATTCCTTTTTTGGTATCTCACCTTTTCTTCGGTGATTcctattatatgaaaatctcaAGGGCCCGGGAGCAAATGGCACTCCAAACCCTGGCCCCACGGGCAATCAAATCATGTGCGAccttttttttctacttttgtaATGCAATGTTACAAAGGTTGTAAGATGATGTTCTTCCTAATAAATTTAATCATCACTAATCACatcaattaattatgttatgtatGTTAAGTGAATGACACGTGACATCACTTAAAATATGTCACATTTAATAACAATATTCAAGATGAAGGGACAAATATAATGTTGCAGCAGCATGCCGTCTTGCAAGTAATTCTGTCAGAGCGAAGAATGTTCCCCAAAATCACCTCAAGATCATTGCCAACAGTTGTGCAATCTGGATGAGCGCAGGACCATGCTTCACAAACAACCTTCACCAAGAACTCATAGTCATGATTTCTGCTTCTCCATGGACTGAGAATGGAACTGATACGGCAATCATGTCCTACTTTGGACCAATCACTCGAAGAACCAAAGTTTATCATCGAGGAAGTCACAACATGACTATTTTCCATTAATGCCTATGGAATCGATGAACCATGCAGGCATACACAAGTGAAAACCTCATAGATTTGAGTCTGCAAGGCTAGTCGTGGCTACCAGTAGTCGCGGCATGAGCACAATCCGTGTTTAAAATGATGAAAGCGGTTTGAGTCTCTGAGAACAATCTCTTTTTGGAGTAGATCTGACGCTAACTTCATGAAATTATGGCAATCAACACAAATTCTGATGTTCTTGTTTATTCGTATTACTTTTCCACCACAACACAAACCGCCTTCATTCATTATGGCAAAGGCCAAAGCTAGCTTCTCACTGTGATGGTACAGTTGCTCCTCTTTGTGCTCCTCTTCTATGTCATGCAGTGCCAAGCTTGTCTCTGGCACATAACCCATTGTCTTTAACTGCCCAATCAGTCCTTCAAGCTGCCTGCATATCACCACCCGTTCTGGATGAGATCGGCCTCCAGAGGCAAATTCATGCACCCGATTCCCAATCTCAACCCAGCTTAATCCGGGTTCTTTTCTCACACCAAagcctttcatttcatttctaatttGGCCAGCCTTATCGAAATTGCTGCCAGAGGAATATATGTTCGACATTTGCACATAGCTTATTGAATTTCCAGGCTCCAACTCCTTCAGTTTATCTGCTGCTAACTTGGCTAAGCTTGTCTCACCATGTTTCCTACATGATCCAAGAAGTGCACTCCAAACTACAGAATCAGGCTCCATCggcattctatttataagtcttTGAGCTTCAAGAACTCTCCCAGCTCGTCCAAAAATGTCTACCATGCAAGCATAGTGATCAAGTTGAGGAACAATGCCATAATTCCCAAACATAGtgtcaaatattttgattcctTCATCTATGAGTTCAGCATGGCTGCAAGCTGAGAGCAGAGTCACAAAGGTCGTAGGATCAGGTTTGACATTCATTTGTGAAAAGAGTTGCAATGCTTCTCTAGCTTTCCCATGCAAGGCATATGCCTTTAGCATTGAGTTCCAAGAAATCAAATCACGAGAACCAATTTCATTGAAAGCTTTCTCAGACAAGGCAATGGAGCCACACCTAGCATACGCATGGATCAAGGCATTTGCAAGTATAGTGTCACCTTCAAACCCAGCTTTAATGACTTGTGAATGAACTGTCAAGGCATGTCGCTCAGTCACGAGGCCCGCACAAGCTTTCAAGACAATTGAGAAAGTATACCAATCTGGAGCTAAGTCCTCTCGTCGCAACTGACGAAACAGGAAGAGAGCTTCTTCTGGGTTCCGTTCTGCAAATGCCGTTATAATACCAGTCCATGAAACAATATCTCGACCACAACTCGTCTCCATGAACAGCCTATAACTGTCGATAATATCTCCTCGGAGATCTGTGTAAGATTTAACCAATGCAGTTTTTACTTCAATTTCTAAGAGAAACCCAGTCTTGATCACGAGAGAATGCAACTGAAAACAAAGTATGAGACTCGTATCAACGTCATTCCCAGTGCTACCACACAAGGAAGAAAAGACACTGAGAAGCGTGGCACGATCAAACCCCATTCCCTCACGGTGCATTCTCATAAAAAGACTGATAGCTTCAGCTCCAAGCCCGCGAGACTGAAATCCTGCAATCATTGAATTCCAAGAAATAAGATTCCGGAACTCTATGGTCTTGAACACATTCCAAGCCTCGTCCctatcataaatataaacacCACCACGACCACAACTCTTGCAATACATGGTAACAAGAGCATTCGAAACGTAAATACAAGCATCCAAAGACATTTTCAACGCAAGTGCATGTACCTGCCCACCACGGTCTTTATCCCGCTCCCCACAGGAACTAAGTACACTTGCCACCGCAAACTCATTCGGGCGGCAGTCCCCCAACATTCCTGAAAATAGACGAAAACACTCGTCTGCTCGCCCGTATTGCGCGTACCCAGAAATGAGAGCAGTCCAAGAAATAAGGTTTCTCCTGGGCATTTCATCAAATAGACAGTGAGCATAATTCAAGTAGCCACATTTAGAATACATGTTGATGAGATGGTTGGTGACGAAGAGGTCAGGCGGGTTGGCGGGACTGTAGAATAGCAAGTGGCGGTGCAAAGATATGCCTTCTTCGAGGCATTGGTGGCGAGAACATGCGTGGAAGAGAGTGGCATAGACTTGGTGGGAGTGGGGCGGTGCTAGGGTGTAGAACAGTGAGAGAGCTTCTAAGAGGTGGCTGCGTGTGTCGAGCACACGCACCTTCTCGAGCAGATTGTTGGCTTCTGCCTCAAGACCATGCATTGTGGTAATATGGGCCGATCCGAAGTGTCGGAAGGAAACATACCACCCGCGAATGGTCGGACGTGGCATCACGGAATCTCACAACAACGATTCTGTCTTCGATTGCAGAGCACTTGTTAATTGGCATATCGCTTTGCTTGGTTGCTTAGAAACCTCGGGAAAAATGAATTCGAAATTTACTTCTGCATTACAGGCACTAAGTTGAGAGTTTCTGTAGATTATATGAGAATCTGAATAGAGTTGCCATGGAACAGATCATGGAGTGTCGACAACGGTCGAGCGAGTCAAGGGCTGTCAAGTGCCATGGATTTTCCACTTTTAATGAGAGCTTATAAATTTGGCTAAAGCCGTCGAGCTAATTCCActtctaaaaacttaaaaaagggTAAACGATTTACTCAAGGAAAAGGAGATCGAATGATATCTGCAATTTTAAGATTGGAtaaattttttgcatttttttaaataaataaatatgaaatttatataaaaaataatatttttaataattgatcttagttttttttatcaaatgacaTTCATGGAGTACACAACATTATACATTGTTGAGATATATGTCGTGGTGCTAATCTACTCTCTTTCTGTCTTTATTGaacatgttatatatgttgatcagTTATCTTGTACttagattttagttttttagtaCCTTTTTATTAGTTTACGATTTTGAAAcaagtgataattttatatagcATCAGAGTATAGGTATTGAATTCGAATCCTAACTTAGCACTCtacatcatttaattaaatattttatgttgggttCATTTATTGAGAAAGAGTTTGACTCACATGTGATGGagaatgttaaaatataaattaaataataaaattctatatattttcatcgACTTAAGCTGTTAGGGTAAGTGATAATTtcacatatataaaatagattgactattgtttattttatttttttatctcagcTAAGTAGAGTATTCATAGATAAACTAATGGTTACAAGATACAATATTTAATGGGTGAGAGTTCTTTATAGTCTTCCCATTTTAACATATTACAacacgaaaaagaaaaagatgaatctGGAGCTAGAGACAAAAGTATGGCTCCCACCCATTTTTCTCAATGAGAGATCACTTGGTGACAGTTTTTATATAATCTGATAAACAAACTATAGAACTGTGACTAGAAGTCGTAGTAAAAGGTTGTGTGCTGTAACTTGTTGGTCTGGACTGGTTGGAATAAATTTTTACGTCCACTTTCACTTGATCCATGGTTAGAAAAGGCGAAAACATAGCGTAGCAACCGAAAATTATAACAAATCGCCAGCGGGGAGCTATTATTGGCGATGGCAACACGTGCATGCCACGCGCCACATCTAGAATGAAGAGAACAGTCAAATCGAAAAGATTTGATATCGCTAATTCCAAAACTACCATCCGTGGCGCGTGGAAGGTGATATCGGAGGATGTATCAAGATTCCACGTCTCATATAGGAGATGAAAATGAGTTTTGGTGCGAGAAAAAGCTCGTCATGCCGAGTAGGAGCAGCTTGCAAGTGTTATTTTGTCGTACAAATGAGTCCtagagaaattattaatattttgaagcCAAAGTTGCTGCCATAAAAAACAGGAATGGTCATGTTCTGAGGCTGCTCTGTCATATGCATGCACATCACTTTTCTTTATGTGACAGCAAGTCCATTTGAGCAGGCTAGAGAGCTCGAGAGAAGAGCTATTAATGTAGCTACATCAAACCAAgtaattctttcaaaaaaacagatgccaaaaaaatcagaaagaGTTCTTCAAAGAGAAGACTTTTGATTAAAGTCGGCATCTTTGGTGCATCACTGTAAGCGGTTCAGTTCGGCTGCTAGACTTTGAGCATCTACTGTAGTTCGTGGCTCCCACGTTCGGAAAGCATTGCTGATAGGAAGAACCAATGGTATTTTCTTTGCTTAGCACCGGTTGACAAGTTTCCTGCtatatcattttttcaaaaaaaagatttacgttataaaaagattttataaaaataaatttataaattgaaataaatttatataatatatataatatatattttataataaaaataattttatattttaa
This genomic window contains:
- the LOC109014232 gene encoding pentatricopeptide repeat-containing protein At1g71420, which translates into the protein MPRPTIRGWYVSFRHFGSAHITTMHGLEAEANNLLEKVRVLDTRSHLLEALSLFYTLAPPHSHQVYATLFHACSRHQCLEEGISLHRHLLFYSPANPPDLFVTNHLINMYSKCGYLNYAHCLFDEMPRRNLISWTALISGYAQYGRADECFRLFSGMLGDCRPNEFAVASVLSSCGERDKDRGGQVHALALKMSLDACIYVSNALVTMYCKSCGRGGVYIYDRDEAWNVFKTIEFRNLISWNSMIAGFQSRGLGAEAISLFMRMHREGMGFDRATLLSVFSSLCGSTGNDVDTSLILCFQLHSLVIKTGFLLEIEVKTALVKSYTDLRGDIIDSYRLFMETSCGRDIVSWTGIITAFAERNPEEALFLFRQLRREDLAPDWYTFSIVLKACAGLVTERHALTVHSQVIKAGFEGDTILANALIHAYARCGSIALSEKAFNEIGSRDLISWNSMLKAYALHGKAREALQLFSQMNVKPDPTTFVTLLSACSHAELIDEGIKIFDTMFGNYGIVPQLDHYACMVDIFGRAGRVLEAQRLINRMPMEPDSVVWSALLGSCRKHGETSLAKLAADKLKELEPGNSISYVQMSNIYSSGSNFDKAGQIRNEMKGFGVRKEPGLSWVEIGNRVHEFASGGRSHPERVVICRQLEGLIGQLKTMGYVPETSLALHDIEEEHKEEQLYHHSEKLALAFAIMNEGGLCCGGKVIRINKNIRICVDCHNFMKLASDLLQKEIVLRDSNRFHHFKHGLCSCRDYW